A single window of Candidatus Binatia bacterium DNA harbors:
- a CDS encoding flippase-like domain-containing protein, giving the protein MASDGAAPRPARSWGRRLLVLLGLGMLAFLIYQVNAEDLLARFLALGWRAPLLLWPYLLVAIVDGWAYSFTLPRNGVPHPPLPSLILIRLAGESVNTLTPTAYLGGEPVKAMLLVKRGITAASSTVSVVVAKTALTVGQIVFILLGIMLTLERFDLVRHGDVLFVVLCVGGAAFAALLVRWQQRNVFSRLARTGERLGLRGKRFLRFKAVAPEIDEELGGYYRTRPWDFAATTGLHFLGWLLGTVEVKVFADLLQYPISWRDAFIIESISQPLTLGSALIPGAIGVREVGGVAIFGMLGLDESAGLAVWLLRRVREAVFSGIGLLYLMYATRRRSA; this is encoded by the coding sequence GTGGCGAGCGACGGCGCCGCGCCGCGTCCCGCGCGCAGCTGGGGCCGACGCCTGCTCGTCCTCCTCGGCCTCGGCATGCTCGCCTTCCTGATCTACCAGGTGAACGCCGAGGACCTGCTGGCACGCTTCCTCGCGCTCGGCTGGCGCGCGCCGCTGCTCCTCTGGCCGTACCTCCTGGTCGCGATCGTCGACGGCTGGGCCTACTCGTTCACGCTGCCGCGCAACGGCGTGCCCCATCCGCCGCTGCCGTCGCTGATCCTCATCCGACTCGCGGGCGAGTCGGTGAACACGCTGACCCCGACCGCGTACCTCGGCGGCGAGCCGGTGAAGGCGATGCTGCTCGTCAAGCGCGGCATCACCGCGGCGAGCAGCACGGTGTCGGTCGTGGTCGCGAAGACGGCGCTCACCGTCGGGCAGATCGTCTTCATCCTGCTCGGCATCATGCTGACGCTCGAGCGCTTCGACCTCGTCCGGCACGGCGACGTGCTGTTCGTCGTGCTGTGCGTCGGCGGCGCGGCGTTCGCGGCGCTGCTCGTCCGCTGGCAGCAGCGCAACGTGTTCTCGAGGCTCGCGCGCACGGGCGAGCGTCTCGGGCTGCGCGGCAAGCGCTTCCTGCGCTTCAAGGCTGTCGCGCCGGAGATCGACGAGGAGCTCGGCGGCTACTACCGCACGCGCCCCTGGGACTTCGCGGCGACGACGGGGCTGCACTTCCTCGGCTGGCTGCTCGGCACCGTCGAGGTGAAGGTGTTCGCCGACCTGCTGCAGTACCCGATCTCGTGGCGCGACGCGTTCATCATCGAGTCGATCTCGCAGCCGTTGACGCTCGGCAGCGCGCTGATCCCGGGTGCGATCGGCGTGCGCGAGGTCGGCGGTGTCGCGATCTTCGGAATGCTCGGGCTCGACGAGTCCGCAGGGCTCGCGGTGTGGCTGCTGCGTCGCGTGCGCGAGGCCGTGTTCAGCGGGATCGGGTTGCTCTACCTGATGTACGCGACGCGCAGGAGGTCGGCATGA
- a CDS encoding phospholipid carrier-dependent glycosyltransferase — MLGKRNSTLVAGALVVVAIAAALYLTGLADVPFYTKGEPREALVVWEMANGTSLVLPLRNGTEIPSKPPFFHWLGLVVSSVLGEVSELTVRLPSALLAIAGVTAVYLFGATVGRIRSGWLAAVALMFSFEWIRAARIARVDMTLTFFLVAALMCFAWMNRSGVTRARLWIFYTAIAAATLAKGPVGVALPFFVIVLYAFTSPLSADVATADSWLTRLVARVRNAWRTVFELRPVHGLAAVAVIVGAWYVAAWVIGGNDFFVKHVLKENLFRVIDPERLDTGHEHGPFYLPPHFIVGALPWSLLTPAIAWWLWRMRPLDATTRYLVVWFLGVILFYSIPASKRSVYILPAYPAGALLLGLVLGPGPEGEGPRKLAAWALMATAAGLALAGVVVLLATLGVPLEVPLASILEPKDQQGVVAALEALRAQRWLVLGAVLAIVAGAAGTWREAPGAHWLRASVTLTVALIALYAGVVAVVERGLSQSRTLKPFLAEVRERVGSDEIGFFCTFDYGAVYYAQRHLPLLLGGEKCHDDALRRATLAADDVPPYLLMWQDEAERAGAQVEVLLTSEGRGPKGRARMVLARPTGVPLESLPPPAAQPETRRKRGEATEQGAAGAD, encoded by the coding sequence GTGCTCGGCAAGAGGAACTCGACGCTGGTCGCCGGCGCGCTCGTCGTCGTGGCGATCGCCGCTGCGCTGTACTTGACGGGGCTCGCGGACGTTCCGTTCTACACCAAGGGCGAGCCGCGCGAGGCGCTCGTCGTGTGGGAGATGGCGAACGGCACGAGCCTCGTGCTGCCGCTGCGCAACGGCACGGAGATTCCGTCGAAGCCGCCCTTCTTCCACTGGCTCGGCCTCGTCGTGTCGTCCGTGCTCGGCGAGGTCAGCGAGCTGACCGTGCGGCTGCCGTCGGCGCTACTCGCGATCGCCGGCGTGACCGCGGTCTACCTGTTCGGCGCCACCGTGGGACGGATCCGCTCGGGCTGGCTCGCGGCGGTCGCGCTGATGTTCAGCTTCGAGTGGATCCGCGCGGCACGCATCGCGCGCGTCGACATGACGCTCACCTTCTTCCTGGTCGCGGCCCTGATGTGCTTCGCGTGGATGAACCGCAGCGGCGTGACGCGCGCGCGGCTGTGGATCTTCTACACGGCGATCGCCGCGGCGACGCTCGCCAAGGGTCCGGTCGGCGTCGCGCTGCCGTTCTTCGTGATCGTGCTCTACGCGTTCACGAGCCCGCTGTCCGCGGACGTCGCGACCGCCGACTCGTGGCTGACGCGGCTCGTGGCGCGCGTCCGCAACGCCTGGCGCACGGTCTTCGAGCTGCGCCCGGTGCACGGGCTCGCTGCCGTCGCCGTGATCGTCGGCGCCTGGTACGTCGCGGCCTGGGTCATCGGCGGCAACGACTTCTTCGTCAAGCACGTGCTGAAGGAGAACCTGTTCCGCGTGATCGATCCGGAGCGGCTCGACACCGGACACGAGCACGGGCCGTTCTACCTGCCGCCGCACTTCATCGTCGGCGCGCTGCCGTGGAGCCTGCTCACCCCGGCGATCGCCTGGTGGCTGTGGCGGATGCGCCCGCTCGACGCGACGACGCGCTACCTCGTCGTCTGGTTCCTCGGCGTGATCCTCTTCTACTCGATCCCGGCCTCGAAGCGCTCGGTGTACATCCTCCCCGCGTATCCCGCGGGCGCGCTGCTGCTCGGGCTCGTCCTGGGTCCGGGTCCCGAGGGCGAGGGACCGCGCAAGCTCGCCGCGTGGGCGCTGATGGCGACCGCCGCGGGTCTCGCGCTCGCGGGTGTGGTGGTGCTGCTCGCGACGCTCGGCGTGCCGCTCGAGGTCCCGCTCGCGAGCATCCTCGAGCCGAAGGACCAGCAGGGCGTGGTGGCCGCGCTCGAAGCGCTGCGCGCGCAGCGCTGGCTCGTCCTCGGCGCGGTGCTCGCGATCGTCGCCGGCGCCGCAGGGACGTGGCGCGAGGCACCGGGCGCGCACTGGCTGCGCGCGAGCGTGACGCTGACGGTCGCGCTGATCGCGCTCTACGCCGGAGTGGTCGCCGTCGTCGAGCGCGGGCTCTCGCAGAGCCGCACGCTGAAGCCCTTCCTCGCCGAGGTGCGCGAGCGCGTGGGCAGCGACGAGATCGGCTTCTTCTGCACCTTCGACTACGGCGCGGTGTACTACGCGCAGCGCCACCTGCCGCTGCTGCTCGGCGGCGAGAAGTGCCACGACGACGCGTTGCGCCGCGCGACGCTCGCCGCCGACGACGTCCCGCCCTACCTGCTGATGTGGCAGGACGAAGCCGAGCGCGCGGGCGCGCAGGTCGAGGTGCTCCTGACCAGCGAGGGACGCGGCCCCAAGGGCCGCGCCCGGATGGTGCTCGCGCGGCCGACGGGCGTACCGCTCGAGTCACTGCCGCCCCCGGCGGCGCAGCCGGAGACGCGCCGCAAGCGGGGCGAAGCGACCGAGCAGGGCGCGGCCGGCGCGGACTGA
- a CDS encoding glycosyltransferase family 39 protein, translating to MLVASAACVASRAWRAAWLDTSLLVFAGAVLFAAGLADYPLWDPGEGRNAQAAREMGRAGRWLVPMLYGEPYYDKPAPFFWLLYALQRLFGENELAARLPSTLASLGTLVVLHRFALPRFGRATAALAGVIYVTSPEVVALARFCNFDATLTLCVTVAVVAWLGWLERPERFPALAYVAMGVGVLVKGPVAVVLPLLTLATCAWRRERVRETLRAMRPLAGAAIVGALVLPWLGCAAIADPAYVQTFLVGHNVERFLGTGYGHEGGILYYVPVLLGGLFPWSLLLPATLFVRTRDDALDDVLCWAAVVLAFFTIAQAKLATYVLPACPALAIWLAARLVALGEEAHARALRWLRGAFAVWVGALVLLPVAVVAYLRTTYPELWWGAAWTLPLPLFAALAVRRMARDAFRPLALCVLLAAVNAYVVTAFYLRGAPLVSQVVSDARIARLARELAPHATIVGFRIQPASLSFYANAPVRRARLPEEVGAAAQKGPVLIVTRRRHEPLLRAAGIPLHVWLDTRRHLLYATMPVS from the coding sequence GTGCTCGTCGCCAGCGCAGCCTGCGTCGCGTCGCGTGCGTGGCGCGCCGCGTGGCTCGACACCTCGCTGCTGGTCTTCGCCGGCGCCGTGCTGTTCGCTGCGGGACTCGCCGACTACCCGCTGTGGGACCCGGGCGAGGGACGCAACGCGCAGGCGGCGCGCGAGATGGGTCGCGCCGGGCGCTGGCTCGTCCCGATGCTCTACGGCGAGCCGTACTACGACAAGCCGGCGCCGTTCTTCTGGTTGCTCTACGCGCTGCAGCGGCTCTTCGGCGAGAACGAGCTCGCAGCGCGGCTGCCGTCGACGCTCGCGTCGCTCGGCACGCTCGTCGTGCTGCACCGCTTCGCGCTGCCGCGCTTCGGACGCGCGACGGCGGCGCTCGCCGGCGTGATCTACGTCACGTCGCCCGAGGTCGTGGCGCTCGCCCGCTTCTGCAACTTCGATGCGACGCTCACGCTGTGCGTGACGGTCGCGGTCGTGGCGTGGCTCGGCTGGCTCGAGCGACCCGAGCGCTTTCCCGCGCTCGCCTACGTCGCGATGGGCGTCGGCGTGCTGGTCAAGGGACCGGTCGCCGTCGTGCTGCCGCTGCTGACCCTCGCGACCTGCGCGTGGCGACGTGAGCGCGTGCGGGAGACGCTGCGCGCGATGCGCCCGCTCGCGGGCGCGGCGATCGTCGGCGCGCTGGTGCTGCCATGGCTCGGCTGTGCCGCGATCGCGGATCCGGCGTACGTGCAGACCTTCCTCGTCGGGCACAACGTCGAGCGCTTCCTCGGCACCGGCTACGGCCACGAGGGCGGGATCCTCTACTACGTCCCCGTGCTGCTCGGCGGGCTGTTCCCGTGGAGCCTGCTCCTGCCCGCGACGCTCTTCGTGCGCACGCGCGACGACGCGCTCGACGACGTGCTGTGCTGGGCCGCGGTCGTGCTCGCGTTCTTCACGATCGCCCAAGCAAAGCTCGCGACCTACGTGCTGCCGGCCTGTCCGGCGCTCGCCATCTGGCTCGCCGCGCGGCTCGTCGCGCTGGGCGAGGAGGCGCACGCGCGCGCGCTGCGCTGGCTGCGCGGCGCGTTCGCCGTCTGGGTCGGGGCGCTCGTCCTGCTGCCCGTCGCCGTCGTCGCGTATCTGCGGACGACGTACCCCGAGCTCTGGTGGGGTGCGGCGTGGACGCTGCCGCTGCCGCTCTTCGCGGCGCTCGCCGTGCGTCGGATGGCGCGCGACGCGTTCCGGCCGCTCGCGCTGTGCGTGCTGCTCGCGGCGGTCAACGCCTACGTCGTCACGGCCTTCTACCTGCGTGGCGCGCCGCTCGTGAGCCAGGTCGTGTCCGACGCCCGCATCGCGCGGCTCGCGCGCGAGCTCGCACCGCACGCGACCATCGTCGGCTTCCGCATCCAGCCTGCGTCGCTCTCCTTCTACGCGAACGCGCCGGTGCGGCGCGCGCGCTTGCCCGAGGAGGTCGGCGCCGCGGCGCAGAAGGGACCTGTGCTGATCGTGACGCGACGACGCCACGAGCCGCTGCTCCGTGCGGCCGGCATCCCCCTGCACGTCTGGCTGGACACGCGACGGCACCTCCTGTACGCGACCATGCCGGTTTCCTGA
- a CDS encoding GAF domain-containing sensor histidine kinase yields the protein MGNPSIALTASEAESAVGAVGPGAVDPGDWCVRLAGALVAHNEPRTALQALCETVRELTGCDRVQIWRGDLRQMSIFTLIAAGYSPEEEERLHQLLVPMRETPVANERFITEKVSLVHRAKTVTPFAWPIFEQFGIESAMFVLLERGPRIIGALQMSWCDADRVRVPDRAAIEVIRTMAALGVDFVARTDDATGLSQNLSETATLLARMHDPDELLGALAAKVAEAVGCDWAAVHLMDEGSSEMRRVAVHGVPAPPDDQPASGEILAWVEQCIAESDDGVLEIPDVRKVPEIAEYVADVPISSYFAVPLVEDGKLVGLMTLGYLERTGRFARRQISLAKGLAKHALVALRNARLVRSLQEANQVKADFIAAVSHDLRTPLHVLIGYNAMLLEGAAGPLSEEQRQLVARMYDCSVHFLDLINGVLNVGRVEAGFDHVVLSDVKLNELCAEIVHEVEYLRKPDVELCCDAPAVTVRSDSGKLATILRNLVTNALKFTTSGLVAVEVEVRDGQIVMRVRDTGPGIPPEERPKVFEMFRQGSAGLRAGGSGLGLGLYLVKRLAAMLGGTVELLSGNETVFEVRIPTEVVAPAA from the coding sequence GTGGGAAACCCGTCGATCGCGCTGACCGCATCGGAGGCGGAGTCTGCCGTCGGTGCGGTCGGTCCCGGCGCGGTCGACCCGGGAGACTGGTGCGTCCGTCTCGCCGGCGCGCTGGTCGCGCACAACGAGCCGCGAACCGCACTGCAGGCGCTGTGCGAAACCGTCCGCGAGCTGACGGGGTGCGATCGCGTGCAGATCTGGCGCGGCGACCTGCGCCAGATGTCGATCTTCACCCTGATCGCCGCCGGCTACTCGCCGGAGGAGGAAGAGCGGCTCCACCAGCTCCTCGTGCCGATGCGCGAGACGCCGGTCGCGAACGAGCGCTTCATCACCGAGAAGGTCTCGCTCGTTCATCGTGCGAAGACGGTCACCCCGTTCGCATGGCCGATCTTCGAGCAGTTCGGGATCGAGTCGGCGATGTTCGTGCTGCTCGAGCGCGGACCGCGGATCATCGGCGCGCTGCAGATGTCCTGGTGCGACGCCGACCGCGTGCGCGTGCCGGACCGCGCGGCGATCGAGGTCATCCGCACGATGGCGGCGCTCGGCGTCGACTTCGTCGCCCGCACCGACGACGCGACGGGTCTCTCCCAGAACCTCTCGGAGACGGCGACGCTGCTCGCCCGCATGCACGATCCCGACGAGCTGCTCGGAGCGCTCGCCGCCAAGGTCGCCGAGGCGGTCGGCTGCGACTGGGCGGCGGTGCACCTGATGGACGAAGGATCGTCGGAGATGCGCCGGGTCGCCGTGCACGGTGTGCCCGCGCCGCCCGACGATCAGCCGGCGAGCGGCGAGATCCTCGCCTGGGTCGAGCAGTGCATCGCCGAATCGGACGACGGCGTCCTCGAGATCCCCGACGTGCGCAAGGTGCCGGAGATCGCCGAGTACGTCGCCGACGTTCCGATCTCGTCGTACTTCGCGGTGCCGCTCGTGGAGGACGGCAAGCTCGTCGGGCTGATGACGCTCGGCTACCTCGAGCGCACCGGACGCTTCGCGCGCCGGCAGATCTCGCTCGCCAAGGGCCTCGCGAAGCACGCGCTGGTCGCGCTGCGCAACGCGCGGCTCGTTCGCTCGCTGCAGGAGGCGAACCAGGTCAAGGCCGACTTCATCGCCGCGGTGTCGCACGACCTGCGCACGCCGCTGCACGTGCTGATCGGCTACAACGCGATGCTGCTCGAGGGCGCCGCGGGTCCGCTCAGCGAGGAGCAGCGGCAGCTCGTCGCGCGCATGTACGACTGCTCGGTGCACTTCCTCGACCTGATCAACGGCGTGCTGAACGTCGGCCGGGTCGAGGCGGGCTTCGACCACGTCGTGCTGTCCGACGTGAAGCTGAACGAGCTGTGCGCCGAGATCGTGCACGAGGTCGAGTACCTGCGGAAGCCCGACGTCGAGCTGTGCTGCGACGCGCCGGCCGTGACGGTCCGCTCGGATTCCGGGAAGCTCGCGACGATCCTGCGCAACCTCGTCACCAACGCGCTCAAGTTCACGACCAGCGGTCTGGTCGCGGTCGAGGTCGAGGTGCGCGACGGCCAGATCGTGATGCGCGTGCGCGACACCGGACCCGGCATCCCGCCCGAGGAGCGGCCGAAGGTGTTCGAGATGTTCCGCCAGGGCTCGGCGGGGCTGCGCGCCGGTGGCTCGGGCCTCGGGCTCGGCCTCTACCTGGTCAAGCGTCTCGCCGCCATGCTCGGCGGCACGGTCGAGCTGCTGTCGGGGAACGAGACGGTCTTCGAGGTGCGGATCCCGACCGAGGTCGTCGCGCCCGCGGCGTAG
- the asd gene encoding aspartate-semialdehyde dehydrogenase produces the protein MAGNRERKVAVVGATGVAGQQFIAALQNHPWFRITTLAASERSAGRSYGEALRDANGAFRWYCDEEPSPKVLALEVANARDLDPTSVDIVFTAVESDAARELEPKLAKHRPVFSTASAFRYEPDVPIAVPGVNLDHLAIVDEQRRRRGWQGFIVPLPNCTTMGLVITLKPLDEAFGVKKVIMTSMQGLSGAGRSPGVVALDVLDNVIPYIVGEEEKVARETGKILGGVRDGAFAPHDVVVSATCTRANVREGHTEAAHVELARSASLEEVRAAFENFGREFCARNLPSAPRRMIVVHDDPFRPQPRLDRDADGGMTTSVGRLRLDAAGLRYVLVSHNTKMGAAKGAVLVAEHMVDAGLI, from the coding sequence ATGGCAGGCAATCGAGAGCGCAAGGTGGCGGTCGTGGGCGCGACCGGCGTCGCCGGACAGCAGTTCATCGCCGCGCTGCAGAACCATCCTTGGTTCCGCATCACGACGCTCGCCGCCTCCGAGCGCTCGGCCGGACGCAGCTACGGCGAGGCGCTGCGCGACGCGAACGGCGCGTTTCGCTGGTACTGCGACGAGGAGCCGAGCCCGAAGGTGCTCGCGCTCGAGGTCGCCAACGCGCGCGACCTCGACCCGACGTCGGTCGACATCGTGTTCACCGCCGTCGAGAGCGACGCCGCGCGTGAGCTCGAGCCGAAGCTCGCGAAGCACAGGCCGGTGTTCTCGACCGCGTCCGCGTTTCGCTACGAGCCCGACGTCCCGATCGCGGTGCCCGGCGTCAATCTCGATCACCTCGCGATCGTCGACGAGCAGCGTCGCCGCCGCGGCTGGCAGGGCTTCATCGTGCCGCTGCCGAACTGCACGACGATGGGGCTCGTCATCACCCTCAAGCCGCTCGACGAGGCGTTCGGCGTCAAGAAGGTCATCATGACGTCGATGCAGGGGCTGTCCGGCGCGGGACGCTCGCCGGGGGTGGTCGCGCTCGACGTCCTCGACAACGTGATCCCCTACATCGTCGGCGAGGAGGAGAAGGTCGCGCGCGAGACCGGCAAGATCCTCGGCGGCGTGCGCGACGGCGCCTTCGCCCCGCACGACGTCGTGGTGAGCGCCACCTGCACGCGCGCCAACGTGCGCGAGGGCCACACCGAGGCCGCGCACGTCGAGCTCGCGCGCTCGGCGAGCCTCGAGGAGGTCCGCGCGGCGTTCGAGAACTTCGGCCGCGAGTTCTGCGCGCGGAATCTGCCGTCCGCGCCGCGGCGGATGATCGTCGTGCACGACGACCCGTTCCGTCCGCAGCCGCGCCTCGACCGCGACGCCGACGGCGGCATGACGACCTCGGTCGGCCGCCTGCGTCTCGACGCCGCGGGGCTGCGCTACGTGCTCGTGTCGCACAACACCAAGATGGGCGCCGCGAAGGGCGCCGTCCTGGTCGCCGAGCACATGGTCGACGCGGGGCTGATCTAG